In a genomic window of Nyctibius grandis isolate bNycGra1 chromosome 4, bNycGra1.pri, whole genome shotgun sequence:
- the CABP4 gene encoding calcium-binding protein 4 encodes MPRTRGHKGVPKDTEPPSKGKRGEVGDKTPKAPEDGGPPGTKSPGAESRHSGHKSGKKGPGDPPGAGGKTYSPFLNSVFGKERELSPEELDELQEAFKEFDTDQDGYISYKDLGECMRTLGYMPTEMELIEISQHVKMRMGGRVDFEDFVQMMGPKLCEETAHMVGLRELRIAFREFDMNGDGEISSGEMREAIAALLGEQLKAQEVDEILQDVDLNGDGRVDFDEFVMMLSTR; translated from the exons ATGCCCCGCACCCGGGGGCACAAGGGCGTCCCCAAAGACACGGAACCGCCGAgcaaggggaaaaggggggaggTGGGTGACAAAACCCCCAAAGCCCCCGAGGACGGTGGCCCCCCGGGCACCAAGAGCCCCGGCGCCGAGTCCCGGCACAGCGGCCACAAGAGCGGCAAGAAGGggcccggggacccccccggcgCGGGGGGCAAGACCTACTCGCCCTTCCTCAACAGCGTCTTCGGGAAg GAGCGGGAGCTGTCACCGGAGGAGCTGGACG agctgcaggaggcctTCAAGGAGTTCGACACGGACCAGGACGGGTACATCAGCTACAAGGACCTGGGCGAGTGCATGCGCACCCTGGGCTACATGCCCACCGAGATGGAGCTCATCGAGATCTCCCAGCACGTCAAGATGAGGA TGGGCGGCCGCGTGGACTTCGAGGACTTCGTGCAGATGATGGGGCCGAAGCTGTGCGAGGAGACGGCCCACATGGTGGGCTTGAGGGAGCTGAGGATCGCCTTCCGGGAG TTCGACATGAACGGGGACGGGGAGATCAGCAGCGGGGAGATGCGCGAGGCCATCGCGGCGCTGCTGGGGGAGCAGCTGAAGGCGCAGGAGGTGGACGAGATCCTGCAGGACGTGGACCTCAACGGGGACGGGCGCGTGGACTTCGACG AGTTCGTTATGATGCTGTCAACGCGGTGA